One Paraburkholderia dioscoreae DNA segment encodes these proteins:
- a CDS encoding L-threonylcarbamoyladenylate synthase, which produces MSQYFRLHPDNPQPRLVKQAVQIIKDGGVVALPTDSSYALACHLDDKEAVERLRRIRGLDEKQLLSLLVRDLSELSNFAMVDNRQYRLIKSVTPGPYVFVLQATKEVPRRLSHPSRKTIGLRVPDHAITLAILEELGQPLLGSTLIMPGETQPLNDPEEIRARLEKQLDLVIDGGPCVCEPSTVIDLTGAEPVLVRAGRGSLAPFGLAETA; this is translated from the coding sequence ATGTCCCAATACTTCCGGCTTCATCCCGATAACCCACAGCCGCGCCTCGTCAAGCAGGCCGTGCAGATCATCAAAGATGGCGGCGTGGTCGCGCTGCCGACGGATTCCAGCTACGCGCTCGCCTGCCATCTGGACGACAAGGAAGCGGTCGAGCGTCTGCGGCGCATTCGCGGACTCGACGAGAAGCAACTGCTGTCCTTGCTGGTGCGCGATCTGTCGGAGCTCTCGAACTTCGCGATGGTGGACAACCGGCAGTACCGGCTGATCAAATCGGTGACGCCCGGCCCGTACGTATTCGTGTTGCAGGCTACCAAGGAGGTGCCGCGGCGCCTCTCGCATCCGTCGCGCAAGACCATCGGCCTGCGCGTGCCGGACCACGCGATCACGCTGGCGATTCTCGAGGAACTCGGCCAGCCGTTGCTCGGCTCGACGCTGATCATGCCGGGCGAAACCCAGCCGCTGAACGACCCGGAAGAAATCCGGGCGCGCCTGGAAAAGCAACTGGATCTGGTGATCGACGGCGGCCCTTGCGTGTGCGAGCCTTCCACGGTGATCGATCTGACCGGTGCCGAACCGGTGCTGGTGCGGGCAGGGCGCGGTTCTCTCGCGCCGTTCGGCCTTGCAGAGACGGCATGA
- the hslO gene encoding Hsp33 family molecular chaperone HslO: protein MSDQLQKFMFSAAPVRGEIVSLRNTWQEVLTRRDYPAPVRTVLGEMMAACALLSANLKFDGTLIMQIFGDGPVKMLVVQCGSDLSMRATAKLSGEAASVISETTSMVDLLNASGHGRCVITLDPASKQPGQQPYQSIVPLSGVDGPLNSMAEVLEHYMHHSEQLDTRLWLAANTERAVGMLLQKLPGDGGIVPHPGDLDADTWERVCTLGGTMSQDELLKEEPETIFRRLFWQENVQHFEPAKARFECTCSREKVGGMLKMLGREEVDGVLEERGHVEIHCEFCNQRYEFDPVDVAQLFVAEALSQGVTPAADQRH from the coding sequence GTGAGCGACCAGTTGCAAAAATTCATGTTCAGCGCGGCGCCGGTGCGCGGCGAGATCGTTTCGCTGCGCAATACGTGGCAGGAAGTCCTGACGCGTCGCGATTATCCGGCGCCGGTGCGCACGGTGCTGGGCGAAATGATGGCTGCCTGCGCGCTGCTGTCGGCGAACCTCAAGTTCGACGGCACGCTCATCATGCAGATTTTCGGCGACGGCCCGGTCAAGATGCTGGTGGTGCAGTGCGGCTCCGATCTGTCGATGCGCGCCACCGCCAAGCTGTCGGGCGAAGCGGCCAGCGTGATCAGCGAGACGACCAGCATGGTCGACCTGTTGAACGCGAGCGGTCACGGCCGTTGCGTGATCACGCTCGACCCGGCCTCCAAGCAGCCCGGCCAGCAGCCGTATCAAAGTATCGTGCCGCTGTCGGGCGTGGACGGCCCGCTCAACTCGATGGCCGAAGTGCTCGAGCATTACATGCATCACTCCGAGCAGCTCGACACGCGCCTGTGGCTGGCGGCGAACACCGAGCGTGCGGTCGGCATGCTGCTGCAAAAATTGCCGGGCGACGGCGGCATCGTCCCGCATCCGGGCGATCTGGACGCGGACACGTGGGAGCGCGTGTGCACGCTGGGCGGCACGATGTCGCAAGACGAATTGCTGAAGGAAGAACCGGAAACGATTTTCCGCCGCCTGTTCTGGCAGGAGAACGTTCAGCATTTCGAACCGGCGAAGGCGCGTTTCGAATGCACGTGTTCGCGCGAAAAGGTCGGCGGCATGCTGAAGATGCTGGGCCGCGAAGAAGTGGACGGCGTGCTCGAAGAACGCGGTCACGTCGAGATTCATTGCGAGTTCTGCAACCAGCGCTACGAGTTCGATCCGGTCGATGTGGCGCAACTTTTTGTCGCCGAAGCGCTCTCACAAGGTGTGACGCCCGCGGCTGACCAACGGCACTGA
- a CDS encoding site-2 protease family protein, translating into MDSSLIQTIAVYALPVIFAITLHEAAHGYVARWLGDNTAYVLGRVSVNPMRHIDPLGTIAIPLLLYFATSGAFMFGYAKPVPVAFGNLRNPRWGSLWVAAAGPACNFVQALIWGLFGVALAVLNVDEPFFTRMAGAGVGVNLVLGVLNLFPLPPLDGGRVLMALLPPRQSITLSRLEPYGFFIVMALVMTGTLTRYWLNPLVTIGYSAITAILTPLVSLF; encoded by the coding sequence ATGGATTCTTCCCTGATACAGACCATTGCGGTATATGCGTTGCCCGTGATTTTCGCCATCACGCTGCACGAAGCCGCGCATGGCTACGTCGCGCGCTGGCTCGGCGACAATACCGCCTACGTGCTCGGCCGCGTCTCCGTCAATCCGATGCGGCACATCGATCCGCTCGGCACGATTGCAATTCCCTTGCTGTTGTACTTCGCCACCAGCGGCGCGTTCATGTTCGGTTACGCCAAGCCGGTGCCGGTCGCCTTCGGTAACCTGCGCAATCCGCGCTGGGGCAGCCTGTGGGTCGCGGCGGCGGGGCCGGCCTGCAACTTCGTGCAGGCTCTGATCTGGGGCCTGTTCGGGGTCGCGCTGGCGGTGTTGAATGTCGACGAGCCCTTCTTCACGCGCATGGCGGGAGCGGGCGTGGGCGTGAACCTCGTGCTCGGCGTGCTCAACCTGTTTCCGCTGCCGCCGCTCGACGGCGGCCGTGTGCTGATGGCGCTGCTGCCGCCGCGCCAATCCATCACGCTGTCGCGCCTCGAACCGTACGGCTTTTTCATCGTGATGGCACTGGTCATGACGGGCACGCTGACGCGTTACTGGTTGAACCCGCTCGTCACGATCGGGTACAGCGCGATCACCGCCATTCTGACTCCCCTTGTTTCGCTTTTCTAA
- a CDS encoding 3',5'-nucleoside bisphosphate phosphatase, with amino-acid sequence MNADLHCHSTVSDGQFAPADVARRAHAGGVTLWALTDHDELGGQREAKSTAEALGMAYLSGVEISVTWASRTVHIVGLGIDPTSSVLIDGLARTRNGRAARAEAIGEQLATLGIPDAYQGALRYVSNPDMISRTHFARFMVESGYASSTQDVFTRYLGDGKPGYVPHRWAKLADAVGWIQAAGGEAVIAHPGRYAYSPVEFDAFFAEFIDLGGKAIEVVTGSHTPDQYREYADVARRFGFEASRGSDFHAAGEGRVDLGTLPPLPADLKPVWERWL; translated from the coding sequence ATGAACGCCGACCTCCACTGTCACTCCACCGTTTCCGACGGCCAGTTCGCGCCGGCCGATGTCGCGCGCCGCGCGCACGCGGGCGGCGTGACGCTGTGGGCGCTCACCGATCATGACGAACTGGGCGGTCAGCGCGAAGCGAAAAGCACTGCCGAAGCGCTCGGCATGGCTTATCTGAGCGGCGTCGAAATTTCGGTGACATGGGCTTCGCGCACGGTGCACATCGTCGGATTGGGCATCGATCCGACCAGTTCCGTCCTGATCGACGGGCTCGCGCGCACGCGCAACGGCCGCGCCGCGCGCGCGGAGGCGATCGGCGAGCAGTTGGCCACGCTCGGCATACCCGACGCCTATCAGGGCGCGCTCAGATACGTGTCGAACCCGGACATGATTTCGCGTACGCATTTCGCCCGTTTCATGGTGGAAAGCGGCTACGCCAGTTCCACGCAGGACGTGTTCACCCGCTATCTCGGCGACGGCAAACCCGGTTACGTGCCGCACCGCTGGGCCAAACTGGCCGATGCGGTCGGCTGGATCCAGGCCGCAGGCGGCGAAGCCGTGATTGCGCATCCGGGCCGGTATGCGTACTCGCCGGTCGAATTCGACGCGTTTTTCGCCGAATTCATCGATCTCGGCGGCAAGGCGATCGAAGTGGTGACAGGCAGCCATACGCCCGACCAGTATCGCGAATACGCGGATGTCGCGCGCCGTTTCGGCTTCGAGGCGTCGCGCGGGTCCGACTTCCACGCAGCCGGCGAAGGCCGCGTCGACCTCGGCACGCTGCCGCCGCTGCCCGCCGATCTGAAGCCCGTCTGGGAACGCTGGCTGTGA
- the eno gene encoding phosphopyruvate hydratase: MSAIVDIIGREILDSRGNPTVECDVLLESGTMGRAAVPSGASTGSREAIELRDGEAGRYGGKGVLKAVEHINTEISEAIMGLDASEQAFLDKTLLELDGTDNKSRLGANAMLAVSMAVAKAAAEEAGLPLYRYFGGSGAMQLPVPMMNIVNGGAHANNSLDIQEFMIVPVSQPTFREALRCGAEVFHALKKILSDRGMSTAVGDEGGFAPNFGSNDECLSTILQAIEKAGYRAGEDVLLALDCAASEFYHDGKYQLAGEGLQLSSTEFTDYLANLADKFPIVSIEDGMHESDWAGWKTLTDKLGKKVQLVGDDLFVTNTRILKEGIEKGIANSILIKINQIGTLTETFAAIEMAKRAGYTAVISHRSGETEDSTIADIAVGLNAGQIKTGSLSRSDRISKYNQLLRIEEDLGDIASYPGKSAFYNLR; encoded by the coding sequence ATGAGTGCTATCGTAGATATCATCGGTCGAGAGATTCTCGATTCGCGAGGCAACCCCACCGTCGAATGCGACGTGCTGCTCGAGTCGGGCACGATGGGCCGCGCCGCGGTGCCGTCGGGTGCGTCGACGGGTTCGCGTGAAGCGATCGAACTGCGTGACGGCGAAGCCGGCCGCTACGGCGGCAAGGGCGTGCTGAAGGCCGTCGAGCACATCAACACCGAAATCTCCGAAGCGATCATGGGTCTCGACGCTTCCGAGCAGGCGTTCCTCGACAAGACGCTGCTGGAACTCGACGGCACGGACAACAAGTCGCGCCTGGGCGCGAACGCGATGCTGGCTGTCTCGATGGCCGTCGCGAAAGCCGCTGCTGAAGAAGCCGGCCTGCCGCTGTACCGCTACTTCGGCGGCTCGGGCGCGATGCAACTGCCGGTGCCGATGATGAACATCGTCAACGGCGGCGCGCACGCCAACAACAGCCTGGACATCCAGGAATTCATGATCGTGCCGGTCAGCCAGCCGACCTTCCGCGAAGCACTGCGCTGCGGCGCCGAAGTGTTCCACGCGCTGAAGAAGATCCTGTCGGATCGCGGCATGAGCACGGCAGTGGGCGACGAAGGCGGCTTCGCGCCGAACTTCGGCAGCAACGACGAATGCCTGTCCACCATCCTGCAAGCCATCGAGAAAGCCGGCTACCGCGCCGGTGAAGACGTGCTGCTCGCACTCGACTGCGCAGCAAGCGAGTTCTACCACGACGGCAAGTACCAGCTGGCCGGCGAAGGCCTGCAACTCTCGTCCACGGAATTCACGGACTACCTGGCGAATCTGGCCGACAAGTTCCCGATCGTGTCGATCGAAGACGGCATGCACGAAAGCGACTGGGCCGGCTGGAAGACGCTGACCGACAAGCTCGGCAAGAAGGTTCAGCTCGTGGGCGACGACCTGTTCGTCACCAACACGCGCATCCTGAAGGAAGGCATCGAAAAGGGCATCGCCAACTCGATCCTCATCAAGATCAACCAGATCGGTACGCTGACGGAAACCTTCGCGGCGATCGAAATGGCCAAGCGCGCCGGCTACACGGCCGTGATCTCGCACCGTTCGGGCGAAACCGAGGATTCGACGATTGCGGATATCGCGGTCGGCCTGAACGCCGGTCAGATCAAGACGGGTTCGCTGTCGCGCTCGGACCGCATCTCGAAGTACAACCAGTTGCTGCGTATCGAAGAAGATCTCGGCGATATCGCCAGCTACCCGGGCAAGTCGGCGTTCTACAATCTGCGCTAA
- a CDS encoding ferritin-like domain-containing protein — translation MISAAPSALSASPDSSVADAGRSAHCARAAALAALREADPIAKAAAARALYAAVLEGSMACAADLAFDEPAGLPGRPARPELVDPRHLKRRSMQSPQGRAVLLHALAHIEFNAINLALDAVWRFAGMPAAFYADWLKVAAEEAYHFSLLAARLAEYGHVYGDFPAHDGLWDMCERTRGDVLARMALVPRTLEARGLDASPPIRARLLQAGDQASAAILDVILRDEIGHVLIGNRWFRYLCDGSGLDPHETYTRLADQYHAPKLRGPFNFEARRDAGFDEAELAELAALAGLDAPEPAPPAAAG, via the coding sequence ATGATCTCTGCCGCTCCGTCCGCGTTGTCCGCGTCGCCCGATTCATCTGTCGCCGATGCCGGGCGGAGCGCCCATTGCGCGCGCGCCGCGGCGCTCGCCGCACTGCGCGAAGCCGACCCGATCGCCAAGGCCGCCGCGGCCCGCGCGCTCTATGCCGCGGTGCTCGAAGGCAGCATGGCATGCGCCGCGGACCTCGCGTTCGACGAACCGGCCGGACTGCCGGGCCGTCCGGCGCGGCCGGAACTGGTCGATCCGCGCCATCTGAAGCGGCGCAGCATGCAATCGCCGCAAGGGCGCGCGGTTCTGCTGCACGCGCTCGCGCACATCGAATTCAACGCCATCAATCTCGCGCTCGACGCCGTCTGGCGCTTCGCCGGCATGCCCGCCGCGTTCTACGCCGACTGGCTCAAAGTCGCCGCCGAAGAGGCGTATCACTTCTCGCTGCTGGCCGCGCGCCTTGCGGAGTACGGCCACGTCTACGGCGACTTTCCAGCCCACGACGGCCTGTGGGACATGTGCGAGCGCACCCGCGGCGACGTGCTGGCGCGCATGGCGCTGGTGCCTCGCACGCTCGAAGCACGCGGCCTCGACGCGTCGCCGCCGATCCGCGCGCGCCTGCTGCAGGCGGGCGATCAGGCGTCAGCAGCCATTCTCGACGTGATCCTGCGCGATGAAATCGGCCACGTGCTGATCGGCAACCGCTGGTTCCGTTACCTGTGCGATGGCAGCGGGCTCGACCCTCACGAGACTTACACGCGCCTCGCCGACCAGTATCACGCACCGAAATTACGTGGTCCGTTCAATTTCGAGGCGCGCCGCGATGCCGGTTTCGACGAGGCGGAACTGGCCGAGTTGGCAGCATTGGCGGGCCTCGACGCGCCGGAACCCGCGCCGCCGGCCGCCGCCGGTTGA
- a CDS encoding gamma carbonic anhydrase family protein: protein MTIYKLGDAAPTIHESVFVADSASIIGNVTLGENASVWFSATIRGDNEPITIGTGSNVQENAVLHTDPGFPLTVEPNVTIGHQVMLHGCTIKEGSLIGIQAVVLNGAVIGRNCLVGAGAIVTEGKVFPDNSLILGAPAKVVRELTETDIANMQRGAATYAERREYYKAQLVRIG, encoded by the coding sequence GTGACCATTTACAAGCTTGGCGATGCCGCCCCGACCATCCATGAAAGCGTGTTCGTCGCGGATTCAGCGAGCATCATCGGCAACGTGACGCTCGGGGAGAACGCCAGCGTGTGGTTCAGCGCGACGATTCGCGGCGACAACGAGCCCATCACCATCGGCACGGGCAGCAACGTGCAGGAAAACGCCGTGCTGCACACCGACCCCGGTTTTCCGCTGACGGTCGAGCCGAACGTGACGATCGGCCACCAGGTCATGCTGCATGGCTGCACGATCAAGGAAGGCTCTCTGATCGGAATTCAGGCCGTGGTCTTGAATGGCGCGGTGATCGGCCGCAACTGTCTGGTCGGAGCGGGCGCCATCGTCACCGAAGGCAAAGTGTTTCCCGACAATTCGCTGATTCTCGGCGCGCCCGCCAAAGTGGTGCGCGAACTGACCGAAACAGACATCGCCAACATGCAGCGCGGCGCGGCAACCTATGCCGAGCGCCGCGAATATTACAAGGCGCAGCTCGTGCGTATCGGCTAA
- a CDS encoding class I SAM-dependent methyltransferase, which yields MNTPAAALHGLGEPSPWVRDWAHLVAAGGAVLDVACGAGRHARFFAALGHPVTAIDRDAAALATLRGEPLVTPLEADLEGAGWPLPAEAKFAAVVVTNYLHRPLFAQLLHALAPGGVLVYETFAQGNERVGKPSNPAFLLAPGELLERVRGKLRVVAFQDGFLAQPRPAYVQRICAILEAERSDDPAQAAPPPCYELAG from the coding sequence ATGAACACGCCCGCTGCCGCCCTGCATGGATTGGGCGAACCGTCGCCCTGGGTGCGCGATTGGGCGCATCTGGTCGCGGCGGGCGGCGCGGTGCTCGACGTCGCGTGCGGGGCGGGGCGGCATGCGCGGTTCTTTGCGGCGCTGGGGCATCCGGTGACGGCCATCGACCGGGATGCGGCGGCGCTCGCTACCCTGCGCGGAGAGCCGCTCGTCACGCCGCTCGAAGCCGATCTCGAAGGTGCCGGCTGGCCGTTGCCCGCCGAGGCGAAATTCGCCGCCGTCGTGGTGACGAATTACCTGCACCGGCCGCTCTTCGCGCAGCTCCTGCACGCGCTCGCTCCGGGCGGCGTGCTGGTCTACGAGACCTTCGCGCAAGGAAACGAAAGAGTCGGCAAACCTTCCAATCCGGCGTTTTTGCTGGCGCCCGGCGAGCTTCTCGAGCGCGTGCGCGGCAAACTCCGGGTAGTCGCATTTCAAGATGGTTTTCTTGCGCAGCCGCGCCCGGCTTACGTCCAGCGGATCTGCGCAATTCTGGAGGCGGAGCGCTCAGACGACCCCGCGCAGGCGGCACCCCCGCCTTGTTACGAGTTGGCTGGCTAA
- the ftsB gene encoding cell division protein FtsB, translating to MRLVTAVLIVLLALIQYPLWWGHGGWLRVHELQQQLAQQVQKNADSKLRNERIQGEVQDLQNGTAAVEERARYEMGMVKDGEVFVQFVSPNAPLPAANTPSATTSTRGEMSAAPLHVVPNPESRAKPDRKHGGKAAANERKPAH from the coding sequence ATGCGGCTTGTCACTGCTGTCCTGATCGTTCTACTGGCGCTGATCCAGTACCCGCTCTGGTGGGGACATGGCGGCTGGTTGCGCGTGCACGAGTTGCAGCAGCAACTGGCGCAACAAGTGCAAAAGAATGCCGACTCGAAGCTGCGCAATGAGCGCATTCAAGGCGAAGTGCAGGATTTGCAGAACGGCACGGCCGCTGTCGAAGAGCGGGCACGCTACGAAATGGGCATGGTGAAGGACGGCGAAGTGTTCGTGCAGTTCGTGTCGCCGAATGCGCCGTTGCCGGCGGCGAACACGCCATCGGCAACCACGTCCACGCGTGGCGAAATGTCGGCGGCGCCGCTGCATGTGGTGCCGAATCCGGAGTCGCGCGCGAAGCCGGACCGCAAGCACGGTGGGAAAGCTGCTGCTAACGAAAGAAAGCCTGCGCACTGA
- a CDS encoding alpha/beta fold hydrolase, whose product MNTSRSEFVAVRDIRLHVRRWGNPDAPMLFMLHGWMDVAASFQFVVDALGGDWQVLAPDMRGFGLSDWPVAERGGGNYWIQDYLADLDALLDHYAPAGEVNLVGHSMGANIACVYAGVRPERVRRVVDLEGFGLAPSHPAQAPKRLRNWLDELRDPPQLKRYASLDDVAARLVKTNPRLDPQRAQFLAQHWSKPDGEGRFMLLADPAHKLRGPALYRLDEVMATWRKVSAKVLHVEAANSPTLAQIAGEIPLDEFKARFQAFPNWREKIIDEAGHMVHHDQPEQVAALIEGFCA is encoded by the coding sequence ATGAACACTTCCCGCTCTGAATTCGTCGCCGTGCGCGACATCCGTCTGCATGTGCGGCGTTGGGGCAACCCGGACGCGCCGATGCTATTCATGTTGCATGGCTGGATGGACGTGGCGGCCTCGTTCCAGTTCGTCGTCGACGCGCTGGGCGGTGACTGGCAGGTGCTGGCGCCGGACATGCGCGGTTTCGGCCTGTCGGACTGGCCAGTGGCTGAGCGCGGCGGCGGCAATTACTGGATTCAGGACTATCTGGCCGATCTCGACGCCTTGCTCGACCACTATGCGCCGGCCGGCGAAGTGAATCTGGTCGGCCACAGCATGGGCGCGAATATCGCCTGCGTATATGCAGGCGTGCGGCCGGAGCGGGTGCGGCGCGTAGTCGACCTCGAAGGCTTCGGTCTCGCGCCGTCGCACCCGGCGCAGGCGCCCAAACGCCTGCGCAACTGGCTGGACGAATTGCGCGATCCGCCGCAACTGAAGCGCTACGCGTCGCTCGACGACGTCGCCGCGCGCCTTGTCAAAACCAATCCGCGCCTCGATCCGCAGCGCGCGCAGTTCCTCGCGCAGCACTGGTCGAAGCCGGACGGTGAAGGGCGCTTCATGCTGCTCGCCGATCCCGCGCACAAACTGCGCGGCCCCGCGCTGTACCGCCTCGACGAAGTGATGGCGACGTGGCGCAAGGTGAGCGCGAAGGTGCTGCACGTTGAAGCCGCCAACTCGCCGACGCTCGCGCAGATCGCCGGCGAGATCCCGCTCGACGAATTCAAGGCGCGCTTTCAGGCGTTCCCGAACTGGCGCGAGAAGATCATCGACGAAGCGGGGCACATGGTGCACCACGACCAGCCGGAGCAGGTGGCCGCGCTGATCGAGGGGTTTTGCGCATAG
- the dapA gene encoding 4-hydroxy-tetrahydrodipicolinate synthase, whose product MTNGNQSSKLGSNDGVQIRGSIPAIITPMLEDGSLDLPAFRKLIDWHVAEGTNALVVVGTSGESATLSVEEHVLMVKTAVEHTAGRIPVIAGSGGNSTTEAIELTQRAKEVGADATLQVVPYYNKPTQEGIYRHFAKIAETVDLPVILYNVPGRTVADMSNETILRLAQVPGIIGVKEATGNIDRAAHLIKFAPSHFGIYSGDDPTAIALMLLGGHGNISVTANVAPRAMSDLCKAALAADAKTAREIHLKLLSLHKNLFVESNPIPAKWALQQMGRVQGGIRLPLTPLDPQYHEVVRGALREAGLLG is encoded by the coding sequence ATGACTAACGGCAACCAAAGCAGCAAGCTCGGCAGCAACGACGGCGTTCAGATTCGCGGCAGCATTCCTGCCATCATCACCCCGATGCTCGAAGACGGCAGTCTGGATCTGCCGGCGTTTCGCAAACTGATCGACTGGCACGTTGCAGAGGGCACGAACGCTCTTGTCGTGGTCGGCACGAGCGGCGAGTCGGCCACGCTGTCGGTCGAAGAACACGTGCTGATGGTCAAGACCGCGGTCGAGCACACGGCGGGCCGGATTCCGGTGATCGCGGGCTCGGGCGGCAACTCCACGACCGAGGCGATCGAACTTACCCAGCGGGCCAAAGAGGTCGGCGCCGACGCCACGCTCCAGGTCGTGCCGTACTACAACAAGCCGACGCAGGAGGGCATCTACCGCCACTTCGCGAAGATCGCGGAAACCGTCGATCTGCCGGTGATTCTGTACAACGTGCCGGGCCGCACCGTTGCCGACATGAGCAACGAAACCATCCTGCGCCTCGCGCAGGTGCCGGGCATCATCGGTGTGAAAGAAGCGACCGGCAATATCGATCGCGCCGCGCATCTGATCAAGTTTGCGCCGTCGCACTTCGGCATCTACAGCGGCGACGATCCCACCGCGATCGCGCTGATGCTGCTCGGCGGCCACGGCAATATTTCGGTCACCGCCAACGTCGCGCCGCGCGCCATGAGCGATCTCTGCAAGGCCGCTCTCGCCGCGGATGCTAAGACCGCCCGTGAGATTCATCTGAAACTCCTGTCGCTGCATAAGAACCTGTTCGTCGAATCGAATCCGATTCCGGCCAAATGGGCGCTGCAGCAAATGGGTCGTGTGCAGGGCGGAATCCGCCTGCCGCTTACGCCGCTCGACCCGCAGTACCACGAAGTGGTGCGCGGCGCGCTGCGCGAAGCGGGCCTGCTGGGCTAG
- a CDS encoding tryptophan--tRNA ligase, with translation MFPDRIFSGMRPTGSLHLGHYHGVLKNWVRLQSEYPCFFCVVDWHALTTHYETPEVIEKNVWDVLTDWLASGIDPAQATLFIQSKVPEHAELALLLGMSTPLGWLERVPTYKEQQEKLKDKDLSTYGFLGYPVLMAADILLYRGSLVPVGEDQVPHVEMTREIARRFNYLYGREPGFEEKANEAAKKLGGKRSKLYHELRNAYQQEGDDEALEQARAMLQESQSLSMNDRERLFGYLEGSRKIILVEPQAMLTEASRMPGLDGQKMSKSYGNTIGLREDAETITKKVRTMPTDPARVRRTDPGDPDKCPVWQLHQVYTDEATHDWVQKGCRTAGIGCLECKQPVIEGILREQQPMLERAQKYMDDPSLLRAIVADGCDKARKFASETMRDVREAMGLSYN, from the coding sequence ATGTTCCCAGACCGTATCTTCTCCGGCATGCGGCCCACCGGGTCGTTGCACCTCGGCCATTATCACGGCGTGCTGAAAAACTGGGTGCGGTTGCAGTCCGAATACCCGTGTTTCTTCTGCGTGGTCGACTGGCACGCGCTGACCACGCACTACGAAACGCCCGAAGTGATCGAAAAGAACGTCTGGGACGTGCTGACCGACTGGCTTGCCTCCGGCATCGATCCGGCGCAGGCCACGCTGTTCATCCAGAGCAAGGTACCCGAGCACGCCGAACTGGCGCTGTTGCTTGGCATGAGCACGCCGCTCGGCTGGCTCGAACGCGTGCCGACCTACAAGGAGCAGCAGGAGAAGCTGAAGGACAAGGATCTGTCCACTTACGGCTTTCTCGGCTATCCGGTGCTGATGGCGGCGGACATTCTGCTGTATCGCGGCTCGCTCGTGCCGGTTGGTGAAGACCAGGTGCCGCACGTCGAAATGACGCGTGAAATCGCGCGCCGTTTCAACTACCTGTACGGCCGCGAACCAGGCTTCGAGGAGAAGGCCAACGAGGCGGCGAAGAAGCTCGGCGGCAAGCGCTCCAAGCTCTATCACGAACTGCGCAACGCCTACCAGCAGGAAGGCGACGACGAAGCGCTCGAACAGGCGCGCGCCATGTTGCAGGAATCGCAGAGTCTGTCGATGAACGACCGCGAGCGCCTGTTCGGCTACCTCGAAGGTTCGCGCAAGATCATTCTGGTCGAGCCGCAAGCCATGCTGACCGAGGCGTCGCGCATGCCGGGTCTCGACGGGCAGAAAATGTCGAAGTCGTACGGCAACACGATCGGCTTGCGCGAAGACGCGGAAACCATCACGAAGAAAGTCCGCACCATGCCGACCGATCCGGCCCGCGTGCGCCGCACCGATCCGGGCGACCCCGACAAGTGCCCTGTGTGGCAGCTCCATCAGGTCTATACGGACGAAGCCACCCACGACTGGGTGCAGAAAGGCTGCCGGACAGCCGGCATTGGTTGCCTGGAGTGCAAGCAGCCGGTGATCGAAGGCATTCTGCGCGAGCAGCAGCCCATGCTCGAGCGCGCGCAGAAGTACATGGACGACCCATCGCTGTTGCGCGCGATCGTCGCCGACGGCTGTGACAAGGCCCGCAAATTTGCTTCGGAAACGATGCGCGACGTCCGCGAAGCGATGGGCCTCTCGTACAACTGA